In Hemicordylus capensis ecotype Gifberg chromosome 3, rHemCap1.1.pri, whole genome shotgun sequence, one DNA window encodes the following:
- the CBY2 gene encoding protein chibby homolog 2 has protein sequence MDYIPPRVKLSDDTFVFLDGKWVNETYIQSAFASSAEAHQRQCSKKAHNDWTLWEENKALWEENKALRMENRVLREENKALQCLRMENKGIQVIYDENLQQVLQQENKPLATLPAIVGLQCGMENKSLQVIREENKALQLFREKNIALKVFPEEKKSTPVIQKEKQSAPLLGKEDASAQENNTTTAIQETNKTAAVQSVKAAQEIQEESRTLAVQGTHKISFSSLEENEALEAVQKLNQTVLFLLRENQVLLEEKQALQTLQGGNKIIWEENNLLKLQQNTIKSAISKIMSQMAVLQEELNSFASVQEVEGEMKKPASC, from the coding sequence ATGGATTACATCCCGCCACGTGTCAAGCTGAGTGATGACACGTTTGTCTTTCTAGATGGCAAATGGGTGAATGAAACCTACATTCAGTCAGCATTCGCTTCCTCTGCAGAAGCCCACCAGAGACAGTGCAGCAAGAAGGCTCATAATGATTGGACCCTCTGGGAAGAGAACAAAGCCCTCTGGGAAGAGAATAAAGCCCTCCGAATGGAAAACAGGGTTCTCCGGGAAGAGAATAAAGCACTCCAGTGCCTGCGGATGGAAAACAAGGGCATTCAGGTTATCTATGATGAGAATCTCCAGCAAGTCCTCCAGCAAGAAAATAAGCCTTTAGCAACCCTCCCAGCCATTGTAGGACTCCAGTGTGGTATGGAAAACAAATCCCTTCAAGTTATCCGAGAAGAGAATAAAGCCCTCCAGCTCTTCCGGGAAAAGAATATAGCTTTGAAAGTCTTCCCTGAGGAGAAGAAATCCACCCCAGTCATCCAGAAGGAAAAGCAATCTGCTCCGTTATTAGGAAAGGAAGATGCCTCAGCCCAAGAAAACAACACCACAACTGCGATCCAGGAAACTAACAAGACTGCAGCAGTCCAGTCAGTAAAAGCTGCCCAAGAAATCCAAGAGGAGAGCAGGACTTTGGCAGTTCAGGGAACACATAAAATCTCCTTTTCATCATTAGAGGAGAATGAGGCACTTGAAGCTGTCCAGAAACTGAACCAAACTGTGTTGTTCCTCCTTAGAGAAAATCAAGTACTGCTGGAAGAAAAACAGGCTCTCCAGACTCTCCAGGGAGGGAACAAAATTATTTGGGAGGAGAACAATCTACTGAAGCTCCAGCAGAACACAATCAAAAGTGCAATCAGTAAGATTATGTCTCAGATGGCTGTGCTGCAAGAGGAGCTGAACTCCTTTGCCTCCGTGCAGGAGGTGGAGGGTGAAATGAAGAAGCCAGCAAGTTGCTGA